The Halorhabdus sp. BNX81 genome includes a region encoding these proteins:
- a CDS encoding ABC transporter ATP-binding protein, with amino-acid sequence MSETESDEPLLSMDDVEVHFKPGGIIRSALSEEVVRAVDGISLDIEEDDIIALVGESGCGKTTLGKAAIGLQRPTGGSIKYRGQDIWDAKDRADDVKIPKDTIQQALQIIHQDPASALNSSRRVRASLADPLKKWRKELGPDERLETIYHYLEYVGMTPVEDYAERFPHQLSGGEQQRVVLGRALLTNPDLVLADEAVSALDVSLRVEMMDLLLELQEMFGTSFVFVSHDLANARYLTKKSDGRIAVMYLGDIVEIGGPDELIENPTHPYTKVLRWSTPPADPDVASETMHMQPPVRRIDIPDPSDPPEGCKFHTRCEHAREVCKKQEPDMYDADGTETKCFRALDNHEYWQSEELTDREELGFTSSLEDEEPADD; translated from the coding sequence ATGAGCGAAACTGAATCAGACGAACCACTGCTCTCGATGGACGACGTCGAGGTCCACTTCAAGCCCGGCGGCATCATCCGGAGCGCACTCTCCGAGGAGGTCGTCCGAGCCGTCGACGGCATCTCCCTGGACATCGAGGAGGACGACATCATCGCGCTGGTCGGCGAAAGTGGCTGTGGGAAAACCACACTCGGCAAAGCCGCGATCGGCCTCCAGCGACCGACCGGCGGGTCAATCAAGTACCGCGGCCAGGACATTTGGGACGCGAAGGATCGGGCCGACGACGTGAAGATCCCGAAGGATACGATCCAGCAGGCGCTCCAGATCATCCATCAGGACCCCGCGAGCGCGCTCAACTCTTCGCGACGGGTGCGTGCGTCGCTGGCTGACCCACTCAAGAAGTGGCGCAAGGAGCTCGGGCCCGACGAGCGACTCGAGACGATCTATCACTACCTCGAATACGTCGGGATGACGCCGGTCGAGGACTACGCCGAACGGTTCCCCCACCAGCTGTCGGGTGGCGAACAGCAGCGGGTCGTCCTCGGGCGGGCGCTGTTGACGAATCCCGACCTCGTGCTTGCGGACGAGGCGGTCTCGGCGCTGGACGTCTCCCTGCGCGTCGAGATGATGGACCTGCTGCTCGAACTCCAGGAGATGTTCGGGACCTCCTTCGTGTTCGTCTCCCACGACCTGGCGAACGCCCGCTATCTCACGAAGAAGTCAGACGGCCGTATCGCCGTGATGTACCTCGGGGACATCGTCGAGATCGGCGGCCCCGACGAACTCATCGAGAACCCGACCCACCCCTACACGAAGGTGTTGCGGTGGTCGACGCCGCCGGCCGATCCGGACGTGGCCAGCGAGACCATGCACATGCAGCCGCCGGTTCGCCGGATCGACATTCCCGATCCGTCCGACCCGCCGGAGGGCTGTAAGTTCCACACCAGGTGTGAGCACGCCCGCGAGGTCTGTAAAAAGCAGGAACCGGACATGTACGACGCCGACGGCACCGAGACGAAGTGCTTCCGGGCGCTGGACAACCACGAGTACTGGCAAAGCGAGGAACTCACGGACCGCGAGGAACTCGGCTTCACCTCGAGCCTCGAAGACGAAGAGCCTGCGGACGACTAG
- a CDS encoding ABC transporter permease encodes MTDNETEMRTDGGTAEEMIFGTGEDLEAARMSTRERLRRFVDRYILAPLRIGWSDWRTRVGGLGILFYILMGTVGVVLVKEPELNEGPRKLPAFIDWSVPLGTNSNGEGIFGLIVHATPAMLKMATGGALTTVLAGVIIGFIGGYKGGIVDRIMMTITDIQAVLPGLPLIIVLSGIFADSMRDPFVVGVVLAIDTWPGLARAIRSQVLTLREEDYVEAGRSLGLSSSTIIRQDLFPQLAPYILVNMAGAATRVLKASVALYFLSILPVSTLNWGVIMNNAYDQGQAVSQIGAAGHWLFFPAVALSGMTFVFVLFAQGLDRVFNPRLRARHAQTTPDEDDEPQASGEVM; translated from the coding sequence ATGACTGACAACGAAACGGAGATGCGGACGGACGGTGGGACGGCAGAAGAGATGATCTTCGGGACGGGCGAGGATCTAGAGGCGGCCCGGATGTCGACCCGGGAGCGTCTCAGACGGTTTGTCGACCGGTACATCCTCGCTCCGCTCCGGATCGGATGGAGCGACTGGCGGACCCGCGTCGGCGGGCTCGGCATCCTGTTTTACATCCTGATGGGGACGGTCGGTGTCGTGCTCGTCAAAGAGCCAGAACTCAACGAGGGGCCGCGGAAGCTGCCCGCGTTCATCGACTGGTCGGTGCCGCTGGGGACCAACTCCAACGGTGAGGGGATATTCGGCCTCATCGTCCACGCGACGCCCGCAATGTTGAAGATGGCGACGGGTGGTGCACTCACGACAGTACTGGCCGGCGTCATCATCGGTTTCATCGGCGGGTACAAAGGCGGCATCGTCGATCGGATCATGATGACCATCACCGACATCCAGGCCGTCCTGCCCGGCCTGCCGCTGATCATCGTGCTGTCGGGAATCTTCGCAGATTCGATGCGGGACCCCTTCGTCGTGGGGGTCGTCCTCGCCATCGACACCTGGCCCGGACTGGCGCGTGCGATCCGGTCACAGGTGCTGACGCTGCGTGAGGAGGATTACGTCGAGGCAGGCCGGTCACTGGGGCTTTCCTCGTCGACGATCATCAGACAGGACCTGTTCCCGCAACTCGCCCCATACATTCTGGTGAATATGGCGGGCGCAGCGACACGGGTCCTCAAGGCCTCGGTCGCGCTGTATTTCCTGAGTATCCTTCCGGTCTCGACGCTCAACTGGGGCGTCATCATGAACAATGCCTACGACCAGGGACAGGCAGTCTCACAGATCGGGGCCGCGGGCCACTGGTTGTTCTTCCCCGCCGTTGCCCTCTCGGGGATGACGTTCGTGTTCGTGCTGTTCGCACAGGGGCTCGACCGGGTGTTCAACCCGCGACTCCGTGCCCGCCACGCACAGACCACGCCAGACGAGGATGACGAGCCACAGGCCAGTGGTGAGGTGATGTAG
- a CDS encoding ABC transporter ATP-binding protein → MATEEQTQYGRQASAGDIILEVEDATVRFDLERGQSTVLDHASLDIRRNEIIGIVGESGSGKSMFAASLLDVVEDPGLLTGDITYYPENPETLPRGITTDANGAVDILELNDEQKRRYRWEEAAMVFQGAMSSFNPTMKIGDHFKETIRAHDADLDERMTHARDLFDALHLDADRVLGAYPHELSGGMKQRALIALSLVLEPEMLVMDEPTAALDMLMQRSIIAMLRELQEEFELTILFITHDLPLVAGLADRLAVLYAFEFVEVGTAYKVLKNASHPYTRALLRSLPSIDSVVEEMQPIEGSAPDPVSIPSGCRYHPRCPIADEQCTVEDPELMDVEDEQVAACFYPEESRETITYNLHAGVLEEDM, encoded by the coding sequence ATGGCAACCGAAGAACAGACGCAGTACGGACGGCAGGCATCGGCCGGGGATATCATCCTCGAGGTCGAGGACGCGACCGTGCGCTTCGACCTGGAACGCGGACAGTCGACAGTGCTGGATCACGCCAGCCTCGACATCCGCCGCAACGAGATCATCGGCATCGTCGGCGAGAGTGGCAGCGGCAAATCGATGTTCGCCGCCTCGCTGCTCGACGTCGTCGAGGATCCCGGGCTGTTGACCGGGGACATTACTTACTACCCGGAGAACCCGGAGACGCTCCCGCGGGGGATCACCACCGACGCGAACGGCGCGGTCGACATCCTCGAGTTGAACGACGAGCAGAAACGGCGCTACCGGTGGGAGGAGGCCGCGATGGTCTTCCAGGGCGCGATGAGTTCGTTCAACCCCACGATGAAGATCGGGGACCACTTCAAGGAGACTATCCGCGCACACGACGCCGATTTGGACGAGCGAATGACCCACGCCCGGGACCTCTTCGATGCCTTGCACCTCGATGCGGATCGGGTGCTTGGCGCCTATCCACACGAACTCTCGGGTGGGATGAAACAGCGGGCGCTGATCGCGCTCAGCCTCGTCCTCGAACCGGAGATGCTGGTGATGGACGAGCCGACCGCGGCCCTGGACATGCTGATGCAGCGGTCGATCATCGCAATGTTGCGGGAACTCCAGGAGGAGTTCGAGCTGACGATCCTGTTTATCACCCACGACCTGCCGCTGGTGGCCGGACTTGCCGATCGACTCGCCGTGCTGTACGCCTTCGAGTTCGTCGAGGTCGGCACGGCGTATAAGGTCCTCAAGAACGCCTCTCATCCCTACACGAGGGCGCTGCTCAGGTCGCTGCCGAGCATCGACTCGGTCGTCGAGGAGATGCAACCGATCGAGGGGTCGGCCCCCGACCCGGTGAGTATCCCGTCGGGGTGTCGATATCACCCGCGGTGTCCGATCGCCGACGAGCAGTGTACGGTCGAGGACCCGGAGCTGATGGACGTCGAGGACGAACAGGTAGCTGCGTGCTTCTATCCGGAGGAGTCACGGGAAACGATCACGTACAATCTACACGCAGGCGTCTTAGAGGAGGATATGTAA
- a CDS encoding ABC transporter permease, with translation MGYYTRRIAQAVITLIAGTFITYALYRMMPGSPLDSIMADLIQQRIGQGRPPDPSEIAAQAERMTGINPDSGIIEGFLGYTSDIVLKQNFGESIYYNQPVFDILFRAMPWSVFISVYGLLLGYTATIVIGAVMAWYEGTKIDSGLVAYVLAMNSIPYYVVAVVMLVFLGYQWELLPKGGKYPPTAEPGFNVEFMVGLVRYGAMPILSSFVVGFASGSLNMRGNAVRVMGSDFIRSAKIRGISVNRILTRYLTRNAILPIYTGMMMGIARLFSSNVITERIFQYIGLGYYTFEALERQDYPLMMGAFLFFTFITILGILFADLTYGLIDPRAGTGSTRESF, from the coding sequence ATGGGTTACTACACACGTCGTATCGCACAGGCGGTAATAACGCTGATCGCCGGGACGTTCATCACGTACGCGTTATACCGGATGATGCCCGGGAGCCCCCTTGATTCGATCATGGCGGACCTCATTCAACAGCGGATCGGACAGGGGCGGCCGCCGGATCCATCGGAGATCGCTGCGCAGGCCGAACGGATGACGGGAATCAATCCCGATTCGGGGATCATCGAAGGGTTCCTCGGGTACACCTCCGACATCGTCCTGAAACAGAACTTCGGGGAGTCTATCTACTACAACCAACCGGTCTTTGACATCCTCTTCCGGGCGATGCCGTGGTCGGTGTTCATCAGCGTCTACGGCCTCCTGCTCGGATACACAGCCACTATCGTCATCGGTGCGGTCATGGCGTGGTACGAGGGGACCAAGATCGACTCGGGACTCGTCGCGTACGTCCTGGCGATGAACTCGATTCCCTACTACGTCGTCGCGGTCGTGATGCTCGTCTTCCTGGGGTACCAGTGGGAACTTCTCCCGAAAGGCGGGAAATACCCGCCGACTGCCGAACCAGGGTTCAACGTGGAGTTCATGGTCGGCCTGGTCCGGTACGGGGCGATGCCCATCCTCTCTAGTTTCGTGGTCGGCTTCGCATCCGGGTCGCTCAACATGCGGGGGAACGCGGTCCGGGTCATGGGGTCGGACTTCATCCGGTCGGCGAAGATCCGGGGGATCAGCGTCAACCGGATCCTGACGCGGTATCTCACGCGGAACGCCATCCTGCCGATCTACACCGGCATGATGATGGGGATCGCGAGGCTGTTCAGTTCGAACGTCATCACCGAACGGATCTTCCAGTACATCGGGCTGGGATACTACACGTTCGAGGCGCTGGAACGACAGGACTACCCGCTGATGATGGGGGCGTTCCTGTTTTTCACCTTCATCACCATCCTCGGGATCCTGTTTGCCGACCTGACGTACGGGCTGATCGACCCACGTGCAGGAACCGGTTCCACACGGGAGAGTTTCTAA
- the thsA gene encoding thermosome subunit alpha, translated as MAQQAGDPTLSVLSDESQRIDGRDARSMNLTAAQAMGEAVRTTLGPMGMDKMLVDSTGDTVVTNDGVTILDEMEVEHPAADMVVEVAQSQEQAVGDGTTSAVILTSALLQAAEELLDNDVHPTTVAAGFEQAGEHVEDVLDDVAMDLDVDDTDVLEAIASTAMTGKGAESEKDHLTSLVVEAIRTAVREDGTVDRDAITIKPFAGGNLADSRLVEGVTIDKNPANDAMPSDFEDANVLIYEGAIETPELETSTETTVSNFDDVTEYVEREREALQEDVDRVLDTGVDVLLTEGGIDDPAQELLAEAGVMALRRVDDEDRRRLAEATGASRVSDLETATAADLGEAGTVGQERIRMPLWRGDARPERITSFTDVDSVAGTIVLRGGTDHVVDEVERALEDSLDVLAAAIEDGEILPGAGAVEIELALALEDAADGIGGREQLAVEAFADALDISPRTLAENAGHSPIDALVDLRARHHDGDSTAGVDAETGALIDAVEHGVVEPRRVKATAIDAAIEAARMILRIDDVVSAGDLSTSGDDDGGAPGM; from the coding sequence ATGGCACAACAGGCTGGCGACCCGACGCTTTCGGTGCTCTCGGATGAGTCCCAGCGCATCGACGGTCGGGACGCGCGTTCGATGAACCTGACGGCGGCCCAGGCGATGGGCGAGGCCGTTCGGACGACACTCGGCCCGATGGGAATGGACAAGATGCTCGTCGATTCGACGGGCGACACCGTCGTCACGAACGACGGCGTGACGATCTTAGACGAGATGGAAGTCGAGCACCCGGCGGCCGACATGGTCGTCGAAGTCGCCCAAAGTCAGGAGCAGGCGGTCGGCGATGGGACGACCTCGGCCGTGATCCTCACGAGCGCACTGCTCCAGGCTGCCGAGGAGCTACTCGACAACGATGTCCACCCGACAACGGTCGCCGCCGGGTTCGAGCAGGCAGGCGAGCACGTCGAGGACGTCCTCGATGACGTGGCGATGGACCTCGACGTCGACGACACGGATGTCCTCGAAGCGATCGCGTCGACGGCGATGACCGGCAAGGGGGCCGAATCCGAAAAGGACCACCTCACGTCGCTCGTCGTCGAGGCGATCCGGACGGCCGTCCGGGAGGACGGCACAGTCGATCGTGACGCGATCACGATCAAGCCCTTCGCGGGCGGCAACCTCGCGGACTCCCGGCTGGTCGAGGGCGTCACGATCGACAAGAACCCCGCCAACGACGCGATGCCGAGTGACTTCGAAGACGCCAACGTCCTCATCTACGAGGGGGCGATCGAGACACCGGAACTCGAGACATCCACCGAGACCACCGTCTCGAATTTCGACGACGTCACGGAGTACGTCGAACGGGAGCGGGAGGCACTTCAAGAGGACGTCGATCGCGTTCTCGATACCGGTGTGGACGTGCTGTTGACCGAAGGCGGGATCGACGATCCGGCCCAGGAGCTGCTCGCCGAGGCAGGCGTCATGGCGCTGCGCCGGGTCGACGACGAGGACCGACGCCGACTCGCCGAGGCGACGGGTGCCTCGCGGGTCTCCGATCTCGAAACCGCGACAGCTGCGGATCTGGGCGAGGCCGGCACGGTCGGCCAGGAGCGGATCAGGATGCCGCTGTGGCGTGGCGACGCCCGACCCGAGCGGATCACTTCCTTCACCGACGTCGACAGCGTGGCTGGAACGATCGTCCTCCGGGGTGGGACCGACCACGTCGTCGACGAGGTCGAACGTGCCCTCGAGGATAGCCTCGACGTGCTCGCGGCGGCCATCGAGGACGGCGAGATCCTTCCGGGTGCCGGGGCCGTCGAAATCGAACTCGCCCTCGCACTCGAAGACGCAGCCGACGGGATCGGTGGGCGCGAGCAACTCGCCGTCGAGGCGTTCGCCGACGCGCTCGACATTTCGCCACGGACGCTCGCGGAGAACGCCGGCCACTCCCCGATCGACGCGCTGGTCGACCTCCGGGCGCGCCACCACGATGGCGACAGCACCGCCGGGGTCGACGCCGAGACCGGTGCACTCATCGACGCAGTCGAACACGGCGTCGTCGAACCCCGTCGCGTGAAGGCAACGGCGATCGACGCCGCGATCGAGGCGGCACGGATGATTCTCCGGATCGACGACGTCGTCTCCGCCGGCGACCTCTCGACCAGCGGCGACGACGATGGCGGCGCACCCGGAATGTAG